ATGactcaaagaaaataagatataacAGCTGGTAAAAAAAACCACTGTTTTTTTCTGGTCTGACACGGAAGGGCTGAGGCATGCCCCGCCAGAGCTGCAGGCCAACCGGAGAACACCACTTCCCACACGGTCCCACGACACATCCCAGACTGTTCACGTTGTAGAGTTAAGGCGCATCAGACACACATCTAACTTTAAGTGCTCggaccaaaaaaaaagaggaaaggaaaaaaataaccataGTCAGTGCTGGCACTACGTGTGTTATCCCACTCAATGGGCGTTCTGTTACCCAGTGGAACAGTCTCTGTTCTCCAGCGTCTCTTACTGTGTGAGCGGCTCAGGATGAGGCTAATGCCTGACACGACTTATTTTTCATCTATATCACCAAATCCCAAACCAGCTACTTCCTCTGATGCTCCAGGGAAGAAGCAGGGATCATGTCTCCAccctaaaggaaaaatgaatgcaCGACTTACTGAAAAACAGAAATCAGTCTCCAAAGAGGAATGACTTCCTAAGGGTCTTTCAAGGACAATTTTTGACAATACTCAATTTTCGCAGTATATGCTGACTACAGAACCAAATCTCCAAATAAAGACCCAACTATGGTTATTGTGGTTCAAGGGTTCACTCCTAAACCTATCCCCAAGAGGTGGTATAAACTGAAATTTGTTAGCACATACTTTGAAGGTACTTCGTGTTGATTCAAGTGCTCTCCTATCAACTCTCTGATTTAACACACACAGAAGCCAAGCAAAGACAGGGAACAAGCACTGTGGTTCCCACCTTAGAGGTCAAGTGTAATAATATAAAGAAGGGAAGTTTTGGAACCAGGGAATTTGGGTTCAATCCAGACATACCATTCAATTTTTAAGAATCTTAGTTTCCTATGAGTAAAATGTGGACAGTGCACACACCTCACAGAGGCTTTGAGGAGGAGTCAAGCATACAATTGGCACGTGTGTGGTACTCGATGTCTGTTTCCATGAGAAGCAGAGCTATATGTTCCACATACCTAATGTAGCTAATAAAGTCCAAAGTAGAACAAACATGTCCAATTTCCACCTCCAAGCTCAGAGATGCAAGAAGGGTATGATTTAGCATCTCTTTTAAAAGGTTTAAAAGATCAGTCCTTGACATACTCTGCTACAAAGTGTTTTGTTAAAGTAAAATTTGTGAAATGTCACTCTCTTGAAGACTCATTAAGCACGTATGTGAGTGTCTGTGTATGATATAAAGGCTCTGAGAACCGTGTAATAAAGAAACCaggtaaatattttccaaaagtgCATTTAATAATGGAATCCTTTTTGCAGAATTACTATAAATATCCACCAGACTTAACGTTCTTCTGAATATACTTTTGGAAATACTAATTTTGATATACTAATGTGTACCAAATAAATTACAGCTTATTAGATTATAACAGACTGAAAAGTAATGTGAATAAAGTAACAATGAAATACAGGACAAAGCACAAGAAAATATCCTTTAAACAAAGTCCctgaaatgagcactgggtgttataggcaactgatgaatcactaaactctatccTGAAAGTAATCATacactaacttgaatttaaatttaaaaaaataatacattttaaaaaataaacaatccccTCCGCCCCGAAATCATTTTTTCCAGCCTGTCTTGACTCTACCCAGTgtcaaacttaagaaaaaaaaaaaaagtctatttaggCCATGAAGGCATTTTAACTTTCAGAGAGATGTCAAAATAAGTCTACCATAAACAAAGATTTCAAGAAGTAGCTCATGTCATCTGGCAAAAGACAGGATTGGGTGGCGAGTGGGGAGTGGAGAGGTGGTGGGTATGGCAcccatgtttttgttgttgttgttttaaagattttattaatttatttgacagacagagatcacaagtaggcagagaggcaggcagagagagagagggaagcaggctccctgctgagcagagtccgatgtggggctcgatcccacaaccggggttcatgacctgagccaaaggcagaggcttcaacccgttgagccacccaggcgccctcacccaTGTTTTGTTACAGAACTgatttgcagggcacctgggaggctcagtgggttaagcttctgccttccgctcaggtcatgatcccagggtcctgggatcaagccccgaattgtgctctctgctccgcaaggagcctgcttcctctctgcctgcctctctgcctacttgggatctctgtctgtcaaataaataaataaaatcttcaaaaagaacaCACTGATTTTCATGAGATATCCTAGTCCCTAACCAACTTTTCAGGAACGGTACATAATCTTATGTTGCATCACTCTCTCTCCTGTCATTATCCCTGGTAGAGTTCGTAAGGTGTGAACTATAACCCACAAAGATGAGGAATCCTTTTTTCCTGAAAACTCTGAGAAAGCGGTTATTTTGTTAGTTGTGAAGGAAAAAACAGCCAACTCTATTACCAACATGTGGTCAATTCTGAATATTTCTGCAGGTCTCTGGTGtaattaaaaactagaaaaaaaggtcaacctagggacgcctgggtggctcagcgggttaagcctctgccttggcctcaggtcatgactcagagtaccgggcttcctgctgagcttccctgcttccccctcgctgcttctgcctctgtgcctacttgtgatttctctctctgtgtcaaataaataaataaaatcttaaaaaaaaaaaaaagaaaaaaaggtcaaaCTAGATTTCTTAAGATCTTGTGCTAAGACGGTATTGTAATTCTCCTAAAAAACTCTTAAGTGGTTATTACACCGGAGTCCTATAAGTGTGCACTGACTTTACATAACAATTCACATCAAGAAAATCACTCTTCAGTTAActttagaaataaaactttaaggaaattaaaaactcGGACTGCTCAGTTTGCTCGAAGATGGGTTTTTCCTACGTTGCAGACAGTTAGGTTACTGCACGCAAACCCTCCTAGTGAAGGCTTCCATCTTCAACCTCCAGAAGCCGGATGAAGCGTAGACTAGGCCCAAGGAACCCTTTTAAAATCACAGGAGCATTGAACATTCACCGACAAGTACACCCAGGGCGCTTCGAGGCCCCGCTGTAACGCAGCGCCAAGCTCACGAACGAGCAGCAGACAACTGTCTGGTCAGCGGCGGCTGCCAGGATGCGGGCTTCGGGCCAGAAGGAGGGTCAAGCGTCCACGGCTTCCAGGGACACCGCACGGAGCGCAGCAGGCTGGCGCGGCCGGCGACCCGGGAAGCGCGGCTCGGCCGCGAACAGCAGCGGCGCGAGGAACCACCACGCCCCAGACGCCGGCGCGGCCTGAGAAGCCGTCGGGACGGCCCGGCCCACGTTCTGCGGGACTGAAGCCCCCAGGACCGCTCGGTCGCGGCGCCCGCCCGGCCAGGCCCAACCCGGGGCCCCCCGCGTCCCCCTCCGCACGCGCGCGGGTCcgcctccgcccctccccaccccccgcacgAAGCCGGGGCAGGGGCGCGAGAGGACGCCCCGGGGGCGGCGAGGGAGCGTCCCCGCACCCCGCCGCCGCCCTCCTGCCGCCCGCGCCGCGGGGCCCAGCCGCGCCTCCCGCCTCCGGCCCGAGTCTGCGAGACTCAGACGCGCCTTCGCAGGCCCCCGGGGGACCGCGGCCGCGCTCCCTTCCGCCCTCACCTTCACGAAAGCAATCGGGGTCGTGGTACCTTCGACGTCCAACAGGATCACGCTGACCTCGGCGGGCACGGGCAGCACCACCATCTCCCCCGCGCACGCGCCCACCCGCCTCGGCCCGCCGCAAGGGAGCGCGGAGGGCGGCGCCGACTGCGTCCCCGGCGGCGTCCCGGGCTTCCCACGGCCCCGCGAGAGCGTCCACCCGCAGCCGCGTGCGGCCGAGGCCGAGGAACACGGCCGTCCCCGCGCCCCGGCGGTGGCAGAGCCCGCAGCCCAGGCGCCCGCACCGCCCAGCTGCCGAGGCCGAGGCCGAAACCACGTGGGCCGGGAGGGGGCGGTCCTGGCGGAGGGCAGGGGGCGGTCCTGACGGagagcagggggcggggcgggggcgtcGACGCCGATTGGCCACCGGGGAGCCCGAACGCGATCCGTCAACATGGGCCTCGCGTGGGCGGGAACAAAGAAGCGAGCGCGGGAGTCTGGCGCGCGGCTGCGCGCGCGCTCGCCGCAGACTGGTAGAGCGAGCGGGAGCGGCCCGGGGCACGTGCAGACGGGAGCCCCGCGAGTGGCGCGCCGGGGATGTGAGTGCCCCTTGCCCTCTACGGCAGCtggccccctccccgcccactgCCTCCGCTGTCGCAGCTTCACAGTAGCCCGGGCGGGCTCGCGCCCCTCCCCCCGGCGGCGCCCGCAGCAGAGGCCGTGCGGGGACCGGCCCGCCGGACTGCGTCGgccccggctccggctccggccgCTCGGAGGGGGCCCCGCCGCGCCTCCCCGGCCCGCGCGCCTGCGGCCGTAGCGGAAGAGGCCGCCGCGCCCCGGTCCGGAGGGGCCCCGCGCGCCCGCCCGCTGCCGGGCCGGTTCCAGCCGGCTCGAGGACAAAACACGCGTGCGCGCGGCGgggccggcgggcgggcgggtGGGGGGGCGCGCTCGCGGGCTCGGCCGCCGGCGCCGGGCGCAGTCCGCCTTTTTCCGGGAGCTTCCCGGCCGCGGTGCTAACCGACAGCGGCGGCCGCCCCGCAGCAGTCCGCACGCGGGCGCCGAGGGCCCTGGAAAAAGGCGGGGCGGACGGCTGTTCGCGGCAGCGGCCGGAGCGGACGCCGCAGACAAAGGCTGCCCGGACCAGCGGGACTGCGGCCCTGCGACGGCGCCGCTCGGACTCTCGGCCCAGGACTCGTCGCCCGCCGCCGTTCCTCTTCCGACGCTTCTCTCGTCTTAAGCCCGCGTGCCCTCACCCACGACCTCGCTCCTCAGCGGGAGGGCCGCGATGGAGGTCCCGCCCCGGCTCTCCCATGTGCCGCCGCCATTGTTCCCCTCCGCTCCCGCTACTTTAGCCTCCCGCAGCCTTTCCCATTGGCGGCCGCGGGCGCCGCGGCAGCTCGCCCCGCTCCTCCCTTCGCTCGCTCCCAGCTCCGCCCGGCAGGGGGCGCGCCGGGCCCAGCGCCACGTCACCGCGCAGCAGCCCTCGCGATTGGCGGGCGGGGCGGCTATAAAGGGAGGGCGCAGGCGGCGCCCGGATCTCTTCCGCCGCCATTTTAAATCCAGCTCCATACAACGctccgccgccgctgccgccgcgaCCCGGACTGCGCGCCAGCACCCCCCGGCCGACAGCTCCGCCGCCATGGAGGACATGAACGAGTACAGCAACATAGAGGAGTTCGCAGAGGGATCCAAGATCAACGCGAGCAAGAACCAGCAGGATGACGGGTACCACACGCTTCTCCTctcggccccctcccccagcgcgCCGCACGCGCCCTCCGTCCCTCGAGAGCCGCGCGCGGCCCCGGCTCCTGCCCCGAGTCGATTCCCCGCGTGCCCGCCGGGCCCCGGTGGcctgaagggaagaggaaagtaGGAGACGGAGGGGGTGACTCGAGAGGCCCGcggaaggtgggggaagggcgGGGGAGTTGGAGGcggagggcggcggcggcggcgtctgTGTCCCGAGTGCGCAGGCGCCGCGTGGGGCCcgagggggaggggcggcccgGCCGCGCCGCTCGCTGCAGCTGCCGCCGCCTTCTCATTGTGTCTGCCGGGGCCCCCGCGCGCTGCCCGTGGGGAGGGTTTGTGGGTGTGCGGCGGGTACGCGGCCCCGCGGAGCGCGGTGCGGGTTCGTCGGGTCGGAACGGTGCCTGGACAGCCGTGGGAGGGGCCGGGCCGCGGGCTGAGGGACCGGTCAGAGGCCGCTGGGAACGCGAGCGGCGCGGAGCAGTGCGCCTCGTTTGAATTTCGTGTCCGGCAGCCGATGACCAGCCGCGGTGTCTGCACCGCGGTGGGGCTCGCGGGTCTGGGGGCTGCAGGCGCGGGCTGAGTTGTTGAGAACACGGTGAAACGACCCCCGCTCTGTCGTGCGAACGGAAGCGCCCTCGGGGCGCtgctgatcttttttcttttaatcacttcGTTCCCAGTAAAATGTTCATTGGAGGCTTGAGCTGGGATACAAGCAAGAAGGATCTGACTGAGTATTTGTCCCGGTTTGGGGAAGTGGTGGACTGTACGATTAAGACCGACCCGGTGACCGGAAGATCGAGAGGATTCGGATTCGTGCTCTTCAAAGACGCTGCTAGTGTCGACAAGGTAGGAGCGGTGCCCTGCGCCGTCCTGCAGGTCGGCGGGCGTTCGGCTGTGCGCTGTGCATTGAACACGCTTGTCTTCTAGGTGTTGGAACTGAAAGAACACAAACTGGATGGCAAATTGATAGACCCCAAAAGGGCCAAAGCTTTAAAAGGGAAAGAACCGCCCAAAAAGGTGTTTGTGGGTGGATTGAGCCCAGATACTTCGGAAGaacaaattaaagaatattttggagCCTTTGGAGAGGTGCGCTGTGTGGTTATGTCTGTGTGTTTTCTACTCGGTGTGTTCATGTACCGTGAATCCCCAGCTTGTCACGGAACAGATCGATTAGTCGGGTCGGGGAGAGGGGAACTTCACTGCTCGGGTCCCCTCGGGTCACTGTACCTTAATCGCTGTTTTTTTCTGTGCTGGGATGGAAACCAGcatcttaatttattttggtCAAAACACAGGTGCTTTGGGGTGGTCAGTGTTTGGACTTATCAAGCAATGGCATCTGTTGGGTACAAAATGATGCTGAGTAAGTTTTGCTCCCCTCTGAACGCTTCACAGATGAATTTTTGTGGTGCGATGTTGATCATAAAATACGAGTTTCTATACAGAAGTATTCTGACCAGAGTAACTTGCAGTATGCTCTGTTGAAGCTTGAAGATCTTGGGCGTTAGCTTTTATCATTGGTGGATGATCTGGAGTGTGCTTCTGGGTTTCAGATTGAAAATATTGAACTTCCCatggatacaaaaacaaatgaaagaagaggattTTGTTTTATCACATATACAGATGAAGAGCCAGTAAAGAAATTATTAGAAAGCAGATATCATCAAATCGGTTCTGGGAAGGTAAAACCATTTTGCTTCTATTAAAtgaagtttttggttttgggggcttgtttttgtttttcttttaagattttgtttatttattagatcacaagtaggcagaaggggagggggaagcaggctccctgaatgtggggctcaatcccaggatcctgagatcatgacctgagccccgaaggcagaggaggcagaggcttaacccactgagccactcaggcacctgaaATGAAAATTGTgaaggtggttttttgttttgtttagtgagatttcttaatttgttttgagAATAATGAAATGGCTTGACATTACAGTAAAAGAAATTTCTCATGTGTTTACAGTGTGAAATCAAAGTTGCACAACCCAAAGAGGTATAcaggcagcaacagcagcaacaaaaaggaggaagaggtgcTGCAGCTGGTGGACGAGGTGGCACTAGGGGTCGTGGACGAGGTGAGGctttattctttgaaaatgacTCCATGGTTTAAGCTGTAAACTGCTCACTAGAAATAAGCCcaggagaaaataaagcagattTTCAGCATAAAATGCTCAAGTTAATGAGTGGGTATTTGTTAGTTCACTGGTTTCGCGTCTTCCGATAATGGCCACTTTTAATGGGAAAGTAATAGCAGTTTAATGTAGTTAGGATTACGTGATAACACCATGGCATGCTAGGTTTTGGGGGCGGGAGACCTTGTTTTAAAACCAAACAGCCTACCTGTCTTCACCTTTGTTCTGATTTTTCGGTTACATTGAGGAAGCTTGGTAATTGGTGCAGTTGGACTTTCTGTCCCCTTTTATGACAACTGGAGTAATTTTCTCAGTCAGATAATTATATAGATGTCCGTTCACCTGTTTCAGATTTTCAGCGTGAGGGACAGGAATACAACATTTTGTGGTAGGATTGGGGGTCAGAAGTTGTTATCTAACAATCATTGTGCATTGTTTCAGGTCAGGGCCAAAACTGGAACCAAGGATTTAATAACTATTATGATCAAGGATATGGAAATTACAATAGTGCCTATGGTGGTGATCAAAACTATAGTGGCTATGGCGGCTATGATTATACTGGGTATAACTATGGGAACTATGGATATGGACAGGGATATGCAGACTACAGTGGTAAGAATATTTAACTTAATTTCATAAACCAGTGGTATTAAAATTCCATGTTACAGTACAGTCCTGTTCTGAAATTGTTTGTGTGTGGGTTTTCCATTCTTGAAGTGTTTGGAGTTAAGTTTTTAGGCATTTGATAGTCATCGGGTTATTATATTAATGTAAAAACTTTGGTTATAAATGTTGTAGAATATGTGATATATGACTAGTTTATAATGGCTATTTAAGATACCTGGTATTTTAACATTTGGCATGCAGAGTTGTACATGTctctaaagtatttatttatttattttcatttagctatgatttttttttctctaaagtatTTATAACGAAACCATTTTGTAGAAAACTGTATCTTAATagaatttttctgtgttttcaaaaTAGGCCAGCAGAGCACTTACGGCAAGGCATCTCGAGGGGGTGGCAATCACCAAAACAATTACCAGCCATACTAAAGGAGGACATTGGAGAAAACAGGTGTGTGTAAGAGTACAAGAAACCAGTGGAAAtgtctaatttaatttaaagatcaatagacaaatgaaaaataagtaaaaacaaaatattatgtaGTCTGTTTTTACTAAATTGTTAacttttttaattgctttatgaGCCCGTTTTGCCTAAAGTGTCTATAGATCTTTAACTTTAAAGTCTTATCTCACTTTCTTTAGTATTACAGAAAAACTTAAgagtttttctgtttgctttgtgTACCAGGTGGTCTAGAGGAATAATTAAACTTTTTTAGAACTATTAACAGGTAAAGTACTGAAATGGGTACAACTTAAGGAAAACAAGAATGTTGTCTTCTAACTCTGACATTATACCTTGTTTGTACCCGCCAGCGGGAACTTCATTGCAGGCCGTGTGTCACCCTGACCACGTCTATCTCTGGGGGTCGCACGTTGCGGGCAGAGCGCAAGGCATACACCAGAAAACGCTGTCCTGTGGTATGGTCTCTTCCAACTTCATGTACCAGCGTAAAGATTAAAGTGGAAAACTTCAGACTTTggcttcttttttaatctttttgaagaTTAAGTGTCTAAACTTAACTTAAATGGTTTTTTACAGGAGTTAAAGTACATAAATGCCTTTTTACAGCTTAATCATTTTGGTCTTCTGTTTAGTGTTGTATTTCAATTGTGGAGCCTCATTTTAAGTGTTCATTCTTTAAGATTTaatgcttgctttttctttttatagctaaTAGTGAAATCTACAAACCAAAACAAGAACTTTAAAATCTGGGATATAAATTAAAGATCATATGCACAAAgcaatttgttttcttaaaatataaaagcttATTAGAAATTCACTTTTGTAAGAGGGATTTTTGGCTTACTAGAGATCCTTCTAGTAGACCTTAATCTAGCACAGTTTaacctgtgaaatgggaagatTGCATTCCCCAATTCCTTAACTAAGTTAACTATCATTTGGGAACTCCAGGGTGAATTTATTAATGACCCAAATTACATTTTGCAAGTGAGTATGCATGTGATCTTTAAttattgaagaaaagaataaattgagGACTTAAAACAATTCATGAAAGTGGACCTTTGAAGGCTTTCAGAGTTGCACAAATCTAattgctattttgtttttgtttttaggaggAAATTGCTAAAGTTAACCCATCTTGCAGGACGACATTGAAGATTGGTCTTCTGTTGATCTAAGATGATTATTTTGTAAAAGACTTTCTAGTGTACAAGACACAACTGTGTCCAACTGTATATAGCCGCCaattagttttctttgtttttactttgtcttttgcTATCTGTGTTATGACTCGATGTGGATTTGTgtttatacaaattttatttgtatgattTCATGTTAAACCTCAAATAAATGCTTCCTTATGTGATTGTTTTTCTGCGTCAGGTACTAAATAGCTCTGTAAAAGtgtaatttaaaataagcaataatTAAGGCACAGTTTATTTTGTAGGGAGTATTGGTCCATAGGGAGAAACTGTGGTCCTTTATGAATAGCCAGCTACAGTGTCCCCCTGTTACCCATTTTTGTTAGATGTATACTATCCCTAAGGCTTCATTTCCCTGCTAAAAGAGATTTCTACCACACCTTTAATGTTCTTTGTGTATCTGGAAGCCTTGTCATAGGGTTGTCAGTAGTGGAGGTTTTCTAGCAGACCATGAATCTTTCTGGACTGTGTCTTGGTAAAGTGCACCTTTTTGGCACAAAGCATGTTGGTAGCTCCTTTCCTGAATAGAAAAGATGGTGCTTTGTTCTGTCTCTGGGAAGCCATTAGAGATCTGCTAAATCAGGATCAGTGTGGTCTGTTAGAGCTTCAGCTAATCATAATACCCTGACTTTGTTTTCTCgattaaaatgtccatatgtaCCCAGGCAAAAGGCCCTGTTAAACTGTATGTAGAAGCTACAGTTTTAAGAGtatcaaaaacaaattttaacaagCATTTTGGCAGATAGGTGGTTAAAATTTGAGCAAATGTGAGATTGAGGTATTTTAAGTAGTAGTGGCTGAGGAAATACAGTTGTATTCTGGTATTGTCAAAGCAAGCACCAAACTGAACAAAATGTTTCTCTATTGGGGCATTTTTAGGAAGCTATATTGGGTGTTAACTGTTAATGTGGTGTGAGTTCTTAGAAAAAGTCATGGTAGtagatttcatcatttttaatgcGTTAGTGCATGAGCCGAGTAGTTAAGCATACCCAAATTCAGAAATAGGAAGGAGTAATAGGAGAAAGTACACTTTAAGTTTTATGTATGTCAATGCAAATCTAAGTGACTG
The DNA window shown above is from Neovison vison isolate M4711 chromosome 11, ASM_NN_V1, whole genome shotgun sequence and carries:
- the LOC122889287 gene encoding heterogeneous nuclear ribonucleoprotein D-like, which gives rise to MEVPPRLSHVPPPLFPSAPATLASRSLSHWRPRAPRQLAPLLPSLAPSSARQGARRAQRHVTAQQPSRLAGGAAIKGGRRRRPDLFRRHFKSSSIQRSAAAAAATRTARQHPPADSSAAMEDMNEYSNIEEFAEGSKINASKNQQDDGKMFIGGLSWDTSKKDLTEYLSRFGEVVDCTIKTDPVTGRSRGFGFVLFKDAASVDKVLELKEHKLDGKLIDPKRAKALKGKEPPKKVFVGGLSPDTSEEQIKEYFGAFGEIENIELPMDTKTNERRGFCFITYTDEEPVKKLLESRYHQIGSGKCEIKVAQPKEVYRQQQQQQKGGRGAAAGGRGGTRGRGRGQGQNWNQGFNNYYDQGYGNYNSAYGGDQNYSGYGGYDYTGYNYGNYGYGQGYADYSGQQSTYGKASRGGGNHQNNYQPY